A part of Syngnathus acus chromosome 20, fSynAcu1.2, whole genome shotgun sequence genomic DNA contains:
- the LOC119139474 gene encoding phospholipase D1-like, whose protein sequence is MLGQTQPTSSTLQLVASDMSGIMETLDARELDTGDSSSTGGFSTNEPGQPGEGLPFLAVYNTVGFKDCKSAFLPYPITAKILEVERFTSAQDRFNVSQQRSVSKSMPAVYKIEMIHGEFKWLVKKKEKHFQDLHRDLKTYKAVLNLPLPTRHHTIRRRTASGEVRDIPNLPRGGGDELVREEQVSSRKKQLEDYLNKLLMMPTYRNYHGMVEFIEVSQLSFIHDLGPKGLEGMVLKRSGGHRIPGLNCCGQSKMCYRWSKRWLVVKDSFLLYMKPDSGAISFVMLFDKEFDVKMDSKDTDTQHGVRVDSLSRSLVLKCSSYRHARWWGQSIEGFVRKHGAAFLTDHRFGSFARQEENIPAKWYVNGKSYMEDVANALEEAKEEIFITDWWLSPEIFLKRPIVEGNRWRLDHLLRRKAQQGVHIYVMLYKEVELALGINSGYSKQTLRHLHPSIKVMRHPAHVSSAVYLWAHHEKIVVIDQSVAFVGGIDLAYGRWDDREHRLTDVGSVTFSQTEQAEASSANLAAQANGSGGGYGNAAFSADDVVVQPKIKGQSRMKRARMSFKRHLQKHGLAHADSDDEIDPDLTVLGSEAPPNLQSAQDELCGDTRFWHGKDYCNFVHKDWIELDKPFDDFIDRHVTPRMPWHDISSVVHGKAARDVARHFIQRWNFTKIVKPKYRMLSFPYLLPKSHTTTGYQRYQVPGCINTKVQILRSASDWSAGIKYHEESIHNAYVKVIENSQHFIYIENQFFISCADNRHVFNKIGDAIAERIIKAHREGQKYRVYVVTPLLPGFEGDISTGGGSAIQAIMHFNYRTMNRGEHSIISQLKREMDDQWMNYISIAGLRTHAELEGKQVTELIYVHSKMLIADDNTVIIGSANINDRSMLGKRDSEVAVIVEDSEMVPSVMDGMEYQAGCFALQLRIECFKTILGAHTDTSIDVSDPISDHFYKEVWMSICARNATIYQKVFRCLPSSDVRNLQELENYLSKPGLDQEDTARAQEELKKIRGFVVQFPLQFLSEQNLLPPIGSKEAMMPMEVWT, encoded by the exons ATGTTGGGTCAAACCCAGCCGACCTCCAGCACGCTGCAACTGGTCGCCAGCGACATGAGCGGCATCATGGAGACGCTGGACGCCCGCGAGCTCGACACGGgcgacagcagcagcaccggCGGATTCTCCACCAATGAGCCCGGACAGCCAG GGGAGGGGCTGCCCTTCCTGGCGGTGTACAACACAGTGGGCTTCAAGGACTGCAAGTCGGCCTTCCTGCCCTATCCCATCACCGCCAAGATCCTGGAGGTGGAACGCTTCACCTCAGCCCAGGACCGCTTCAACGTCAGCCAGCAGAGAAGTGTCAGCAAG TCCATGCCGGCGGTCTACAAGATTGAGATGATACACGGCGAGTTCAAGTGGTTggtgaagaagaaggagaagcaCTTCCAGGATCTTCACAGAGACTTGAAGACGTACAAGGCTGTCCTCAACCTGCCGCTGCCCACGCGCCA tcacaCCATCAGGAGGCGAACAGCCTCAGGGGAGGTTAGGGACATCCCCAATCTGccccgaggaggaggagatgagcTTGTCAGGGAGGAGCAAGTGTCAAGCCGCAAG AAACAACTGGAAGATTACCTCAACAAGCTCCTCATGATGCCGACGTATCGCAACTATCACGGCATG gTGGAGTTCATTGAGGTCAGCCAGCTGTCATTCATCCACGATTTGGGTCCGAAAGGCTT AGAAGGAATGGTTCTGAAGCGGTCCGGCGGCCATCGAATCCCCGGACTCAACTGCTGTGGTCAGAGCAAGATGTGTTACCGCTGGTCCAAACG GTGGCTCGTGGTGAAGGACTCATTCCTGCTGTACATGAAACCCGACTCGGGCGCCATTTCCTTCGTGATGTTGTTCGACAAGGAGTTCGACGTCAAGATGGACTCCAAGGACACGGACACGCAGCACGGCGTGCGCGTCGACAGTCTGTCCAG GTCCCTCGTGCTCAAGTGCAGCAGCTACCGACACGCCCGTTGGTGGGGGCAGTCCATCGAGGGCTTCGTGCGGAAGCACGGCGCCGCCTTCCTCACTGACCATCGCTTCGGCTCCTTCGCTAGGCAGGAGGAGAACATCCCTGCCAAATG GTACGTGAATGGGAAATCATACATGGAAGATGTGGCCAATGCTCTCGAGGAGGCCAAAGAAGAAATCTTCATCACAGACTGGTG GTTGAGTCCAGAGATCTTCTTGAAGAGGCCCATCGTGGAGGGCAACCGCTGGCGTTTGGACCACCTGCTGCGACGTAAAGCG CAACAAGGTGTGCACATCTACGTCATGCTCTACAAGGAAGTGGAGCTGGCGCTGGGGATCAACTCGGGATACAGCAAGCAAACGCTACGCCACCTTCACCCCAGCATCAAG GTGATGCGTCACCCCGCTCACGTTTCGTCCGCCGTCTACCTGTGGGCTCATCACGAGAAGATCGTGGTCATCGACCAATCGGTGGCCTTCGTGGGCGGGATCGACCTGGCGTATGGTCGCTGGGACGACCGAGAACACCGACTCACCGACGTGGGGAGCGTCACCTTCTCGCAAACGGAGCAG GCCGAGGCGTCGTCCGCTAACTTAGCCGCCCAAGCTaacggcagcggcggcggctacGGGAACGCCGCCTTCTCGGCCGATGACGTGGTGGTGCAGCCCAAGATCAAAGGTCAGAGCAGAATGAAGCGGGCCAGGATGAGCTTCAAGCGCCACCTGCAGAAACATGGACTGGCCCACGCCGACAGCGACGATGAAATTGACCCAGACTTGACAGTACTAG GGAGCGAGGCGCCGCCGAACCTGCAGTCGGCCCAGGACGAGCTGTGCGGAGACACGCGCTTCTGGCATGGCAAAGATTACTGCAACTTTGTGCACAAGGACTGGATCGAACTGGACAAACCCTTTGACG ATTTCATCGACCGTCACGTGACTCCCAGGATGCCCTGGCACGACATCTCGTCAGTGGTTCACGGCAAGGCGGCACGCGACGTGGCCAGACACTTCATACAGCGATGGAACTTCACCAAG ATCGTCAAGCCCAAATATCGTATGCTATCCTTCCCGTACCTCCTGCCCAAGTCGCACACCACCACCGGATATCAGCGCTACCAAGTCCCTGGATGTATCAACACCAAAGTTCAG ATCCTACGCTCGGCGTCTGACTGGTCAGCGGGCATCAAGTACCACGAAGAGTCCATCCACAACGCGTACGTGAAGGTCATCGAGAACAGCCAGCATTTCATCTACATCGAG AATCAGTTCTTCATCAGCTGCGCAGACAACAGACATGTCTTCAACAAGATCGGCGACGCCATCGCCGAGCGAATCATCAAAGCGCACAG GGAAGGGCAAAAGTACCGCGTGTATGTAGTCACGCCTCTGCTGCCAGGCTTTGAAGGAGACATCAGCACCGGGGGAGGAAGTGCCATCCAGGCCATAATGCACTTTAACTACAG GACCATGAACAGAGGCGAGCACTCCATCATCTCACAGCTCAAAAGAGAAA TGGATGACCAGTGGATGAACTATATCTCCATTGCCGGCTTGAGGACGCACGCCGAGCTGGAGGGCAAGCAGGTGACAGAGCTCATCTACGTGCACAGCAAGATGCTCATCGCCGACGACAACACCGTCATCATCG GCTCGGCTAACATCAACGACCGCAGCATGCTGGGAAAGCGGGACAGCGAGGTGGCCGTCATCGTGGAGGACTCGGAGATGGTGCCTTCGGTCATGGACGGGATGGAGTATCAGGCAGGATGCTTCGCGCTGCAGCTTCGCATCGAGTGCTTCAA AACGATATTGGGCGCGCACACCGACACCAGCATCGATGTGTCGGACCCAATCAGCGATCATTTCTACAAGGAGGTCTGGATGAGCATATGTGCTCGAAATGCGACCATCTACCAGAAG GTGTTCCGCTGTCTCCCGTCCAGCGACGTGCGCAACCTCCAGGAGCTTGAGAACTACCTGAGCAAGCCGGGGCTGGACCAGGAGGACACAGCCCGAGCTCAGGAGGAGCTCAAGAAGATCCGGGGCTTTGTGGTGCAGTTTCCTCTGCAGTTCCTCTCCGAGCAGAACCTCCTACCTCCCATTGGCTCCAAGGAGGCCATGATGCCCATGGAGGTTTGGACCTGA